The following are from one region of the Salminus brasiliensis chromosome 14, fSalBra1.hap2, whole genome shotgun sequence genome:
- the eif4g3b gene encoding eukaryotic translation initiation factor 4 gamma 3 isoform X4 — translation MNIPPKAVPKPAATAGPGPGPGTGPPPSTQVRAPLATVPLPGPPVPQQPPPVPPTQVFLNALHPRIPRVQPPLDERLFSTQPGVTAVYSVQRPPGPPYTAHEINKGHPSLAATPPGHASSPGLSQVSVSTVSTAHLYGHPKGWEAGGGSPYTTGQNAGTTPLVYSPPTQPMNAQPQSRPFFQRTQMQTTRPTIPSNSPSIRPPSQAPAATVYPPSQPIMMSMTPMPFPSPQTAQYYIPQYRHSAPPYVGPPQQYSVQPTGPSTFYPGPTPGDFPPAYAAGPPYYPGQTMYTPSPSIIVPTPQQPPPAKREKKTIRIRDPNQGGRDITEEIMSGVGGSRNPTPPAGRPSSTPTPPQQLNSQLAEHGHVMYSVDSTQVLPAPVDLKPDDKPKLECVVLKSSSPGLRPGEPPVQRREPSSPAPAPTAPVPVPAPTPITAPAPAQDLYPAEKSELPLSGPELATVAPDSVPAPVPAPAPAPAPAPAPAPAPAPAPAPAPAPAPAPSPSKPAVSAVEAAEPPTPPAEPSPAQSITPEPEKPEPDRDDTEMSASPGQAVKAVNGLAETDSTPPCDDSRPSQLNQTPQMHSAQPSLPQPQLSSSEPSPATPALKEVKVEVKAEIPVAGEAVALSVLTPSLPPTTISAAVCTAPAPSPSLIHQGQGATEIGLARRASTEPELRESEKEADVLLEEKEEPSLQSNLKPSLGQAASSVPKTWKKPKEDTPVGQAQCPDKEEKLEPAVEAAVEHSSPPPVGVERRSSTGAPVEENGEQEAEPLRNGPEHTPEADSSDGVLTPGLKEPSTNAIQKPELKNGKRQYNRDFLLGFQFMPACVQKPEGLPPISDVVLDKINQNKLPLRQVDPRVISRGPDFTPAFADFGRVIPGSRGAPLLNVGLRRPPPRKIIMNVSVNDDVQLKKAENAWKPGMKREVPSDDPESQKTQELFRKVRSILNKLTPQMFSQLMKQVTDLTIDTEERLKGVIDLVFEKAIDEPSFSVAYGNMCSCLATLKVPMADKPTSTVNFRKLLLNRCQKEFEKDKMDDDVFEKKQRELEAASSATERERLQEELEEAKDKARRRSIGNIKFIGELFKLRMLTEAIMHDCVVKLLKNHDEESLECLCRLLTTIGKDLDFEKAKPRMDQYFNQMEKIVKERKTSSRIRFMLQDVIDLRLHNWVSRRADLGPKTIEQIHKEAKIEEQEEQRKVHQQLLSKDKRRPVLQREETWNTVPVPKNSRTIDPSKIPKISKPTIDDKIQLGPRAQLNWMKGSSGGAGAKASESDVLRPSASSLNRYSPLQPSAPAAAPASSAASDFDSKRGLSSRGSSGRERNDKLMSSGHSRPLSLAGAGKETPEEPPQEEVHKETQVPDTPKLLPSTASRSKLERSQSRESVKLEAASGPTTDKPALSEEEMEKRSKSIIDEFLHINDYKEAVQCVEELEQASMLYVFVRVGVESTLERSQITRDHMGQLFHQLLQAGSLSKPQFFKGFSETLELADDMAIDIPHIWLYLAELVNPVLREGGISMRELFSEFSKPLLPVGRAGILFSEILHLLCKQMSHRKVGALWRDSGLSWADFLSETEDVHSFITEQKLDFTLSDCSSPTAAVSKRTLSPEELNKQLEKLLLEDLASDEQIFDWVEANLDESEMSSPPFLRALMTAVCKAAVKLESSSYRVDTAIIQKRLPVLHKYLNSDTERQLQALYALQALIVKLEQPPNLLRMFFDCLYDEDVISEDAFYKWESSKDPAEQQGKGVALKSVTAFFTWLREAEEESEDN, via the exons ATGAATATACCGCCGAAAGCGGTGCCGAAGCCAGCCGCAACCGCTGGACCCGGACCTGGACCTGGAACCGGGCCGCCCCCCTCCACTCAGGTGCGGGCTCCCCTAGCCACAGTACCGCTCCCTGGGCCCCCGGTACCCCAGCAGCCTCCTCCGGTACCACCAACGCA AGTTTTCCTTAATGCGTTGCACCCCAGGATCCCTAGAGTGCAGCCACCCTTGGATGAACGGCTCTTCTCCACGCAACCTGGTGTCACTGCTGTCTACAGT GTACAAAGACCCCCCGGCCCCCCTTATACAGCACATGAAATCAACAAAGGACACCCCAGCCTAGCGGCCACGCCGCCAGGCCACGCCTCTTCCCCCGGACTTTCTCAGGTATCAGTTTCCACAGTATCCACTGCGCATCTGTATGGCCACCCTAAAGGCTGGGAGGCAGGAGGAGGG TCTCCGTACACAACGGGCCAGAATGCCGGCACAACTCCTCTGGTCTACTCTCCTCCAACGCAACCAATGAACGCCCAGCCTCAGAGTCGCCCG TTTTTCCAAAGGactcagatgcagacaacccgGCCCACCATTCCAAGCAACAGCCCTTCCATTAGGCCTCCCTCCCAAGCTCCAGCTGCCACTGTCTACCCCCCAAGTCAGCCCATCATGATGTCTATGACGCCCATGCCATTCCCCTCCCCACAGACTGCCCAATACTACATACCCCAG TATCGTCACAGTGCTCCTCCATATGTGGGGCCTCCTCAGCAGTACTCAGTCCAACCCACTGGACCCAGTACGTTCTATCCTGGACCTACTCCAGGAGATTTCCCTCCAGCGTATG CAGCAGGACCTCCTTATTATCCTGGCCAGACAATGTACACCCCGTCTCCCTCCATAATAGTGCCTACACCACAGCAACCTCCACCTGccaagagagagaagaaaaca ATCCGCATCCGAGACCCTAACCAGGGAGGCAGGGACATCACAGAGGAGATCATGTCAGGAGTGGGCGGAAGCCGGAACCCAACCCCTCCAGCAGGACGACCCTCCTCCACCCCTACTCCTCCACAG CAGCTGAACAGCCAGTTAGCGGAACATGGGCATGTTATGTACAGCGTGGACAGCACCCAGGTCCTCCCTGCTCCTGTCGACTTGAAACCAG ATGACAAGCCAAAGCTTGAATGTGTAGTGCTGAAGTCTTCATCTCCAGGGCTAAGGCCTGGGGAGCCTCCTGTGCAAAGGCGAGAGCCCAGCAGCCCTGCCCCTGCCCCTACAGCTCCTGTTCCTGTGCCGGCTCCTACCCCTATTACTGCACCTGCCCCTGCCCAAGACCTGTATCCCGCCGAGAAATCTGAGCTTCCCCTCTCAGGCCCAGAATTGGCCACTGTAGCTCCAGACTCAGTCCCAGCCCCAGtcccagccccagccccagccccagccccagccccagccccagccccagccccagccccagccccagccccagctccagccccagctccagctcccagcccctccaaacctgctgtgtcagcagtggaggCTGCCGAGCCCCCTACCCCTCCAGCAGAACCTAGCCCTGCACAGTCTATTACACCAGAGCCTGAGAAACCAGAGCCTGATCGAGATGATACTGAGATGAGTGCCTCACCAGGTCAGGCCGTAAAGGCTGTCAACGGCCTGGCCGAAACAGACTCCACTCCCCCATGCGATGACTCGCGGCCCTCTCAGCTCAACCAGACCCCTCAAATGCATTCTGCTCAGCCTAGCTTGCCCCAGCCTCAGCTGTCCAGCTCAGAGCCCAGTCCTGCCACACCTGCCCTGAAGGAGGTGAAAGTGGAGGTGAAGGCTGAAATTCCTGTAGCTGGAGAGGCTGTTgctttgagcgttttaacccccTCTCTGCCTCCCACCACCATCTCTGCTGCTGTTTGTACTGCTCCTGCTCCGTCTCCAAGCCTCATTCACCAAGGCCAGGGAGCTACAGAAATAGGCCTAGCCAGGAGAGCCTCAACCGAGCCAGAGCTGAGAGAGTCTGAGAAAGAGGCAGACGTATTGCTAGAAGAGAAAGAGGAGCCCTCGTTACAGTCCAACCTTAAACCAAGCTTGGGTCAAG CTGCGTCTAGTGTACCAAAGACATGGAAGAAGCCAAAAGAGGACACCCCTGTGGGGCAAGCCCAGTGTCCTGACAAGGAG GAGAAACTGGAGCCAGCTGTAGAGGCTGCTGTGGAGCACTCTAGCCCGCCTCCTGTGGGTGTGGAGCGGCGGAGTTCAACAGGAGCACCTGTGGAGGAGAATGGAGAGCAGGAGGCAGAGCCTCTAAGAAATGGACCAGAGCACACCCCTGAGGCAGACAGCAGTGATGGAGTTCTCACACCTGGACTTAAAGAACCCTCTACTAATGCAATACAGA AGCCAGAGCTGAAGAATGGGAAAAGGCAGTATAACAGAGACTTTCTGTTGGGCTTCCAGTTTATGCCTGCCTGTGTGCAGAAGCCAGAGGGGCTTCCTCCCATTTCAGATGTGGTACTAGACAAG ATAAACCAAAATAAGCTGCCTCTGCGGCAAGTAGACCCACGGGTCATCTCCAGAGGCCCAGACTTCACCCCAGCCTTCGCAGACTTTGGCAGGGTGATTCCCGGAAGCAGAGGCGCGCCG CTCCTGAATGTAGGCTTGAGGCGGCCTCCTCCCCGCAAGATCATCATGAATGTGTCTGTGAATGATGACGTGCAACTGAAGAAGGCTGAGAATGCCTGGAAGCCTGGTATGAAGAGGGAAGTTCCATCAGATGACCCCGAGAGCCAGAAAACTCAG gagCTTTTCCGGAAGGTGCGCAGTATCCTCAACAAACTGACCCCACAAATGTTTAGCCAGCTAATGAAGCAGGTGACGGACCTCACCATCGACACAGAGGAGCGCCTCAAAGGTGTCATCGACCTGGTTTTTGAGAAAGCCATTGATGAACCCAGCTTCTCTGTGGCCTATGGCAATATGTGTAGCTGTCTGGCTACA TTAAAAGTGCCCATGGCAGACAAGCCCACCAGCACTGTGAATTTCCGAAAGTTGCTGCTGAACCGCTGTCAAAAGGAGTTTGAGAAAGACAAAATGGATGATGATGTCTTTGAAAAGAAACAGCGGGAGCTGGAAGCAGCATCCTCA GCGACTGAGCGAGAGCGGCTGCAGGAGGAGTTGGAGGAGGCGAAGGACAAGGCCCGCAGGAGATCCATCGGGAACATCAAGTTTATTGGGGAATTGTTTAAGCTTCGCATGCTGACAGAAGCCATCATGCATGACTGTGTGGTAAAGCTGCTGAAAAACCATGATGAGGAGAGTCTTGAGTGTCTCTGCAGGCTCCTCACCACTATTGGCAAGGATCTGGACTTTGAGAAGGCCAAG CCTCGAATGGATCAGTACTTTAACCAGATGGAGAAAATAGTGAAGGAGAGGAAGACGTCATCACGCATTCGGTTTATGCTCCAAGATGTTATCGACCTTCGACTG CATAATTGGGTTTCACGTCGAGCTGACTTGGGCCCCAAGACCATTGAGCAGATCCACAAAGAGGCCAAAAttgaggagcaggaggagcagaGAAAGGTCCACCAGCAGTTGCTGTCCAAGGACAAGAGGAGACCAG TACTGCAGAGAGAGGAGACCTGGAACACTGTGCCTGTGCCTAAGAACAGTAGGACGATAGACCCCAGCAAGATCCCCAAAATCTCCAAG CCAACAATAGATGACAAGATTCAGCTGGGGCCCCGAGCACAGCTCAACTGGATGAAgggcagcagtggaggagctggagcTAAGGCCAGTGAATCAG ACGTCCTGCGCCCCAGTGCCAGCAGTCTGAACCGTTACTCACCCTTGCAGCCCTCGGCCCCAGCGGCAGCGCCCGCTTCCTCTGCTGCTTCAGACTTTGACTCTAAGAGAGGCTTGAGCAG TCGGGGAAGCTCAGGGCGGGAGCGCAATGATAAGCTGATGAGTTCGGGCCACTCAAGACCTCTCTCTTTGGCCGGAGCTGGTAAGGAAACCCCGGAGGAGCCTCCCCAGGAGGAAGTACACAAGGAGACACAAGTCCCCGACACGCCTAAACTGCTGCCCAGCACAGCCAGCAGGAGCAAACTGGAGCGCAGCCAATCCAGGGAATCTG TAAAACTTGAAGCAGCGTCAGGCCCTACCACGGACAAGCCTGCGTTATCTgaggaggagatggagaaaCGTTCCAAGTCCATTATCGATGAGTTTTTGCACATTAATGATTACAAG GAGGCCGTGCAGTGTgtggaggagctggagcagGCCTCGatgctgtatgtgtttgtgcGGGTGGGTGTGGAGTCCACACTGGAGAGGAGTCAGATCACGCGAGACCACATGGGCCAGCTGTTCCATCAGCTGCTGCAGGCTGGGAGCCTCTCCAAACCTCAGTTCTTTAAAGG GTTCTCAGAAACTCTCGAGTTAGCAGATGATATGGCCATTGACATTCCCCATATATGGCTGTACTTAGCGGAGCTGGTTAATCCAGTGCTCCGAGAAGGAGGAATCTCTATGAGAGAATTATTTAG tgaATTTAGCAAACCATTACTCCCTGTGGGAAGAGCTGGGATATTATTTTCTGAAATATTGCACCTTCTATGCAAACAAATG AGCCATAGGAAAGTGGGCGCCTTATGGAGGGACTCTGGGTTGAGCTGGGCTGATTTCCTCTCTGAAACGGAGGATGTGCACAGCTTCATCACAGAGCAG AAACTGGACTTCACTCTTTCTGATTGCTCGAGTCCGACTGCTGCAGTCTCCAAGAGAACGCTTTCGCCTGAGGAACTGAACAAGCAACTTGAAAAGCTTCTCCTGGAAGATTTGGCGAGCGATGAACAAATCTTCGACTGGGTAGAG GCAAATCTAGATGAATCAGAAATGAGTTCTCCTCCCTTCCTCAGAGCTCTGATGACTGCTGTGTGCAAAGCAGCAGTGAAAT TGGAGAGCTCCTCTTATAGAGTGGATACGGCCATTATTCAGAAGCGATTGCCTGTATTACACAAGTACCTTAACTCGGACACGGAGAGACAGTTGCAAGCACTTTATGCACTTCAAGCATTGATAGTAAAACTGGAACAGCCTCCCA ACTTGCTCCGGATGTTCTTTGACTGTTTGTATGATGAGGACGTGATTTCGGAAGACGCGTTCTACAAGTGGGAGTCTAGCAAGGACCCAGCCGAGCAGCAAGGCAAAGGCGTGGCCCTCAAGTCAGTGACTGCCTTCTTCACCTGGCTACGGGAGGCTGAAGAGGAGTCCGAGGACAATTGA
- the eif4g3b gene encoding eukaryotic translation initiation factor 4 gamma 3 isoform X1, with amino-acid sequence MNIPPKAVPKPAATAGPGPGPGTGPPPSTQVRAPLATVPLPGPPVPQQPPPVPPTQVFLNALHPRIPRVQPPLDERLFSTQPGVTAVYSVQRPPGPPYTAHEINKGHPSLAATPPGHASSPGLSQVSVSTVSTAHLYGHPKGWEAGGGSPYTTGQNAGTTPLVYSPPTQPMNAQPQSRPFAPGPRPTHHQGGFRPIQFFQRTQMQTTRPTIPSNSPSIRPPSQAPAATVYPPSQPIMMSMTPMPFPSPQTAQYYIPQYRHSAPPYVGPPQQYSVQPTGPSTFYPGPTPGDFPPAYAAGPPYYPGQTMYTPSPSIIVPTPQQPPPAKREKKTIRIRDPNQGGRDITEEIMSGVGGSRNPTPPAGRPSSTPTPPQFLCPHPHYPHIFYLKSQQLNSQLAEHGHVMYSVDSTQVLPAPVDLKPDDKPKLECVVLKSSSPGLRPGEPPVQRREPSSPAPAPTAPVPVPAPTPITAPAPAQDLYPAEKSELPLSGPELATVAPDSVPAPVPAPAPAPAPAPAPAPAPAPAPAPAPAPAPAPSPSKPAVSAVEAAEPPTPPAEPSPAQSITPEPEKPEPDRDDTEMSASPGQAVKAVNGLAETDSTPPCDDSRPSQLNQTPQMHSAQPSLPQPQLSSSEPSPATPALKEVKVEVKAEIPVAGEAVALSVLTPSLPPTTISAAVCTAPAPSPSLIHQGQGATEIGLARRASTEPELRESEKEADVLLEEKEEPSLQSNLKPSLGQAASSVPKTWKKPKEDTPVGQAQCPDKEEKLEPAVEAAVEHSSPPPVGVERRSSTGAPVEENGEQEAEPLRNGPEHTPEADSSDGVLTPGLKEPSTNAIQKPELKNGKRQYNRDFLLGFQFMPACVQKPEGLPPISDVVLDKINQNKLPLRQVDPRVISRGPDFTPAFADFGRVIPGSRGAPLLNVGLRRPPPRKIIMNVSVNDDVQLKKAENAWKPGMKREVPSDDPESQKTQELFRKVRSILNKLTPQMFSQLMKQVTDLTIDTEERLKGVIDLVFEKAIDEPSFSVAYGNMCSCLATLKVPMADKPTSTVNFRKLLLNRCQKEFEKDKMDDDVFEKKQRELEAASSATERERLQEELEEAKDKARRRSIGNIKFIGELFKLRMLTEAIMHDCVVKLLKNHDEESLECLCRLLTTIGKDLDFEKAKPRMDQYFNQMEKIVKERKTSSRIRFMLQDVIDLRLHNWVSRRADLGPKTIEQIHKEAKIEEQEEQRKVHQQLLSKDKRRPVLQREETWNTVPVPKNSRTIDPSKIPKISKPTIDDKIQLGPRAQLNWMKGSSGGAGAKASESDVLRPSASSLNRYSPLQPSAPAAAPASSAASDFDSKRGLSSRGSSGRERNDKLMSSGHSRPLSLAGAGKETPEEPPQEEVHKETQVPDTPKLLPSTASRSKLERSQSRESVKLEAASGPTTDKPALSEEEMEKRSKSIIDEFLHINDYKEAVQCVEELEQASMLYVFVRVGVESTLERSQITRDHMGQLFHQLLQAGSLSKPQFFKGFSETLELADDMAIDIPHIWLYLAELVNPVLREGGISMRELFSEFSKPLLPVGRAGILFSEILHLLCKQMSHRKVGALWRDSGLSWADFLSETEDVHSFITEQKLDFTLSDCSSPTAAVSKRTLSPEELNKQLEKLLLEDLASDEQIFDWVEANLDESEMSSPPFLRALMTAVCKAAVKLESSSYRVDTAIIQKRLPVLHKYLNSDTERQLQALYALQALIVKLEQPPNLLRMFFDCLYDEDVISEDAFYKWESSKDPAEQQGKGVALKSVTAFFTWLREAEEESEDN; translated from the exons ATGAATATACCGCCGAAAGCGGTGCCGAAGCCAGCCGCAACCGCTGGACCCGGACCTGGACCTGGAACCGGGCCGCCCCCCTCCACTCAGGTGCGGGCTCCCCTAGCCACAGTACCGCTCCCTGGGCCCCCGGTACCCCAGCAGCCTCCTCCGGTACCACCAACGCA AGTTTTCCTTAATGCGTTGCACCCCAGGATCCCTAGAGTGCAGCCACCCTTGGATGAACGGCTCTTCTCCACGCAACCTGGTGTCACTGCTGTCTACAGT GTACAAAGACCCCCCGGCCCCCCTTATACAGCACATGAAATCAACAAAGGACACCCCAGCCTAGCGGCCACGCCGCCAGGCCACGCCTCTTCCCCCGGACTTTCTCAGGTATCAGTTTCCACAGTATCCACTGCGCATCTGTATGGCCACCCTAAAGGCTGGGAGGCAGGAGGAGGG TCTCCGTACACAACGGGCCAGAATGCCGGCACAACTCCTCTGGTCTACTCTCCTCCAACGCAACCAATGAACGCCCAGCCTCAGAGTCGCCCG TTTGCCCCTGGGCCTCGTCCTACCCATCACCAG GGAGGATTCAGACCCATTCAG TTTTTCCAAAGGactcagatgcagacaacccgGCCCACCATTCCAAGCAACAGCCCTTCCATTAGGCCTCCCTCCCAAGCTCCAGCTGCCACTGTCTACCCCCCAAGTCAGCCCATCATGATGTCTATGACGCCCATGCCATTCCCCTCCCCACAGACTGCCCAATACTACATACCCCAG TATCGTCACAGTGCTCCTCCATATGTGGGGCCTCCTCAGCAGTACTCAGTCCAACCCACTGGACCCAGTACGTTCTATCCTGGACCTACTCCAGGAGATTTCCCTCCAGCGTATG CAGCAGGACCTCCTTATTATCCTGGCCAGACAATGTACACCCCGTCTCCCTCCATAATAGTGCCTACACCACAGCAACCTCCACCTGccaagagagagaagaaaaca ATCCGCATCCGAGACCCTAACCAGGGAGGCAGGGACATCACAGAGGAGATCATGTCAGGAGTGGGCGGAAGCCGGAACCCAACCCCTCCAGCAGGACGACCCTCCTCCACCCCTACTCCTCCACAG TTTTTATGTCCACACCCTCATTATCCTCACATTTTCTACCTCAAATCCCAGCAGCTGAACAGCCAGTTAGCGGAACATGGGCATGTTATGTACAGCGTGGACAGCACCCAGGTCCTCCCTGCTCCTGTCGACTTGAAACCAG ATGACAAGCCAAAGCTTGAATGTGTAGTGCTGAAGTCTTCATCTCCAGGGCTAAGGCCTGGGGAGCCTCCTGTGCAAAGGCGAGAGCCCAGCAGCCCTGCCCCTGCCCCTACAGCTCCTGTTCCTGTGCCGGCTCCTACCCCTATTACTGCACCTGCCCCTGCCCAAGACCTGTATCCCGCCGAGAAATCTGAGCTTCCCCTCTCAGGCCCAGAATTGGCCACTGTAGCTCCAGACTCAGTCCCAGCCCCAGtcccagccccagccccagccccagccccagccccagccccagccccagccccagccccagccccagccccagctccagccccagctccagctcccagcccctccaaacctgctgtgtcagcagtggaggCTGCCGAGCCCCCTACCCCTCCAGCAGAACCTAGCCCTGCACAGTCTATTACACCAGAGCCTGAGAAACCAGAGCCTGATCGAGATGATACTGAGATGAGTGCCTCACCAGGTCAGGCCGTAAAGGCTGTCAACGGCCTGGCCGAAACAGACTCCACTCCCCCATGCGATGACTCGCGGCCCTCTCAGCTCAACCAGACCCCTCAAATGCATTCTGCTCAGCCTAGCTTGCCCCAGCCTCAGCTGTCCAGCTCAGAGCCCAGTCCTGCCACACCTGCCCTGAAGGAGGTGAAAGTGGAGGTGAAGGCTGAAATTCCTGTAGCTGGAGAGGCTGTTgctttgagcgttttaacccccTCTCTGCCTCCCACCACCATCTCTGCTGCTGTTTGTACTGCTCCTGCTCCGTCTCCAAGCCTCATTCACCAAGGCCAGGGAGCTACAGAAATAGGCCTAGCCAGGAGAGCCTCAACCGAGCCAGAGCTGAGAGAGTCTGAGAAAGAGGCAGACGTATTGCTAGAAGAGAAAGAGGAGCCCTCGTTACAGTCCAACCTTAAACCAAGCTTGGGTCAAG CTGCGTCTAGTGTACCAAAGACATGGAAGAAGCCAAAAGAGGACACCCCTGTGGGGCAAGCCCAGTGTCCTGACAAGGAG GAGAAACTGGAGCCAGCTGTAGAGGCTGCTGTGGAGCACTCTAGCCCGCCTCCTGTGGGTGTGGAGCGGCGGAGTTCAACAGGAGCACCTGTGGAGGAGAATGGAGAGCAGGAGGCAGAGCCTCTAAGAAATGGACCAGAGCACACCCCTGAGGCAGACAGCAGTGATGGAGTTCTCACACCTGGACTTAAAGAACCCTCTACTAATGCAATACAGA AGCCAGAGCTGAAGAATGGGAAAAGGCAGTATAACAGAGACTTTCTGTTGGGCTTCCAGTTTATGCCTGCCTGTGTGCAGAAGCCAGAGGGGCTTCCTCCCATTTCAGATGTGGTACTAGACAAG ATAAACCAAAATAAGCTGCCTCTGCGGCAAGTAGACCCACGGGTCATCTCCAGAGGCCCAGACTTCACCCCAGCCTTCGCAGACTTTGGCAGGGTGATTCCCGGAAGCAGAGGCGCGCCG CTCCTGAATGTAGGCTTGAGGCGGCCTCCTCCCCGCAAGATCATCATGAATGTGTCTGTGAATGATGACGTGCAACTGAAGAAGGCTGAGAATGCCTGGAAGCCTGGTATGAAGAGGGAAGTTCCATCAGATGACCCCGAGAGCCAGAAAACTCAG gagCTTTTCCGGAAGGTGCGCAGTATCCTCAACAAACTGACCCCACAAATGTTTAGCCAGCTAATGAAGCAGGTGACGGACCTCACCATCGACACAGAGGAGCGCCTCAAAGGTGTCATCGACCTGGTTTTTGAGAAAGCCATTGATGAACCCAGCTTCTCTGTGGCCTATGGCAATATGTGTAGCTGTCTGGCTACA TTAAAAGTGCCCATGGCAGACAAGCCCACCAGCACTGTGAATTTCCGAAAGTTGCTGCTGAACCGCTGTCAAAAGGAGTTTGAGAAAGACAAAATGGATGATGATGTCTTTGAAAAGAAACAGCGGGAGCTGGAAGCAGCATCCTCA GCGACTGAGCGAGAGCGGCTGCAGGAGGAGTTGGAGGAGGCGAAGGACAAGGCCCGCAGGAGATCCATCGGGAACATCAAGTTTATTGGGGAATTGTTTAAGCTTCGCATGCTGACAGAAGCCATCATGCATGACTGTGTGGTAAAGCTGCTGAAAAACCATGATGAGGAGAGTCTTGAGTGTCTCTGCAGGCTCCTCACCACTATTGGCAAGGATCTGGACTTTGAGAAGGCCAAG CCTCGAATGGATCAGTACTTTAACCAGATGGAGAAAATAGTGAAGGAGAGGAAGACGTCATCACGCATTCGGTTTATGCTCCAAGATGTTATCGACCTTCGACTG CATAATTGGGTTTCACGTCGAGCTGACTTGGGCCCCAAGACCATTGAGCAGATCCACAAAGAGGCCAAAAttgaggagcaggaggagcagaGAAAGGTCCACCAGCAGTTGCTGTCCAAGGACAAGAGGAGACCAG TACTGCAGAGAGAGGAGACCTGGAACACTGTGCCTGTGCCTAAGAACAGTAGGACGATAGACCCCAGCAAGATCCCCAAAATCTCCAAG CCAACAATAGATGACAAGATTCAGCTGGGGCCCCGAGCACAGCTCAACTGGATGAAgggcagcagtggaggagctggagcTAAGGCCAGTGAATCAG ACGTCCTGCGCCCCAGTGCCAGCAGTCTGAACCGTTACTCACCCTTGCAGCCCTCGGCCCCAGCGGCAGCGCCCGCTTCCTCTGCTGCTTCAGACTTTGACTCTAAGAGAGGCTTGAGCAG TCGGGGAAGCTCAGGGCGGGAGCGCAATGATAAGCTGATGAGTTCGGGCCACTCAAGACCTCTCTCTTTGGCCGGAGCTGGTAAGGAAACCCCGGAGGAGCCTCCCCAGGAGGAAGTACACAAGGAGACACAAGTCCCCGACACGCCTAAACTGCTGCCCAGCACAGCCAGCAGGAGCAAACTGGAGCGCAGCCAATCCAGGGAATCTG TAAAACTTGAAGCAGCGTCAGGCCCTACCACGGACAAGCCTGCGTTATCTgaggaggagatggagaaaCGTTCCAAGTCCATTATCGATGAGTTTTTGCACATTAATGATTACAAG GAGGCCGTGCAGTGTgtggaggagctggagcagGCCTCGatgctgtatgtgtttgtgcGGGTGGGTGTGGAGTCCACACTGGAGAGGAGTCAGATCACGCGAGACCACATGGGCCAGCTGTTCCATCAGCTGCTGCAGGCTGGGAGCCTCTCCAAACCTCAGTTCTTTAAAGG GTTCTCAGAAACTCTCGAGTTAGCAGATGATATGGCCATTGACATTCCCCATATATGGCTGTACTTAGCGGAGCTGGTTAATCCAGTGCTCCGAGAAGGAGGAATCTCTATGAGAGAATTATTTAG tgaATTTAGCAAACCATTACTCCCTGTGGGAAGAGCTGGGATATTATTTTCTGAAATATTGCACCTTCTATGCAAACAAATG AGCCATAGGAAAGTGGGCGCCTTATGGAGGGACTCTGGGTTGAGCTGGGCTGATTTCCTCTCTGAAACGGAGGATGTGCACAGCTTCATCACAGAGCAG AAACTGGACTTCACTCTTTCTGATTGCTCGAGTCCGACTGCTGCAGTCTCCAAGAGAACGCTTTCGCCTGAGGAACTGAACAAGCAACTTGAAAAGCTTCTCCTGGAAGATTTGGCGAGCGATGAACAAATCTTCGACTGGGTAGAG GCAAATCTAGATGAATCAGAAATGAGTTCTCCTCCCTTCCTCAGAGCTCTGATGACTGCTGTGTGCAAAGCAGCAGTGAAAT TGGAGAGCTCCTCTTATAGAGTGGATACGGCCATTATTCAGAAGCGATTGCCTGTATTACACAAGTACCTTAACTCGGACACGGAGAGACAGTTGCAAGCACTTTATGCACTTCAAGCATTGATAGTAAAACTGGAACAGCCTCCCA ACTTGCTCCGGATGTTCTTTGACTGTTTGTATGATGAGGACGTGATTTCGGAAGACGCGTTCTACAAGTGGGAGTCTAGCAAGGACCCAGCCGAGCAGCAAGGCAAAGGCGTGGCCCTCAAGTCAGTGACTGCCTTCTTCACCTGGCTACGGGAGGCTGAAGAGGAGTCCGAGGACAATTGA